A region from the Hypericibacter adhaerens genome encodes:
- a CDS encoding MarR family winged helix-turn-helix transcriptional regulator produces MTAILVDGYPKADLCNCLALRQAARHVTQFYDQFLVPTGLRISQFGILAKLRRIGPMTINALARDLVLDRTTLGRNILPLEREGLIEIKKSRTDRRSKELHLTERGRERLRAAVEGWVKAQEQFEAKFGDARSAELRGMLRSITAQDLGVDGDAEVEI; encoded by the coding sequence ATGACCGCGATCCTGGTGGACGGGTATCCCAAGGCCGATCTCTGCAACTGCCTCGCCCTGCGCCAGGCGGCGCGGCATGTGACGCAGTTCTATGACCAGTTCCTGGTGCCGACCGGCCTGCGCATCAGCCAGTTCGGGATCCTCGCCAAGCTCCGGCGCATCGGCCCGATGACGATCAACGCGCTGGCGCGCGATCTGGTGCTGGATCGCACCACGCTCGGCCGCAACATCCTCCCGCTCGAGCGCGAGGGCCTGATCGAGATCAAGAAGAGCCGCACCGACCGGCGCAGCAAGGAGCTGCATCTGACCGAGCGCGGCCGCGAGCGGCTGCGCGCCGCGGTCGAGGGCTGGGTCAAGGCGCAGGAGCAGTTCGAGGCGAAGTTCGGCGATGCGCGCAGCGCGGAGCTGCGCGGGATGCTGCGCTCCATCACCGCCCAGGATCTCGGCGTCGACGGGGACGCCGAGGTCGAGATCTGA
- a CDS encoding HlyD family secretion protein produces MTTVVADRAVVATPGKGGPAKGGLKRRLRRALPLGLGLLIAAGAAWYGYDWWREGRFIETTDDAYVGGDVTVIAPKVSGLIQQVAVTDNQVVHQGDLLVKLDDRDYRAALAKAEAAVAAEQATLANLDATRRLQEAVIAQTAAEIAAVDAEIVRARDDQSRYQKLLATSDASTQRFQQADADYKSAVANGQKARAALDAAQRQLDVIETQKQQAEAALAEAVAERDLAALDVGYTELRAPIDGVIGNRAARDGAYATIGARLLAVVPAEGLWVDANFKESQLARMQPGLEATIEADVLPGRRFHGHVVSLAPATGATFSVLPPENATGNFTKIVQRVPVRILLDGDASVLGLLRPGLSVTVAVDLRPTNGNPNDRAAP; encoded by the coding sequence ATGACGACCGTTGTTGCCGATCGGGCCGTGGTCGCCACACCCGGCAAGGGAGGCCCGGCCAAGGGCGGGCTCAAGCGGCGGCTCCGGCGCGCTTTGCCGCTCGGCCTGGGGCTGCTGATCGCCGCCGGCGCTGCCTGGTACGGTTACGACTGGTGGCGCGAGGGTCGCTTCATCGAGACCACCGACGATGCCTATGTCGGCGGCGACGTGACGGTGATCGCGCCCAAGGTCTCGGGGCTCATCCAGCAGGTGGCGGTCACCGACAACCAGGTCGTGCATCAGGGCGACCTGCTGGTGAAGCTCGACGATCGCGACTATCGGGCGGCGCTGGCCAAGGCGGAGGCGGCCGTCGCGGCCGAGCAGGCGACGCTCGCCAATCTCGACGCCACCCGCCGCCTGCAGGAGGCGGTAATCGCGCAGACCGCGGCTGAGATCGCCGCGGTCGATGCCGAGATCGTGCGGGCCCGCGACGATCAGAGCCGCTATCAGAAACTGCTGGCCACCTCCGACGCCTCGACCCAGCGCTTCCAGCAGGCCGATGCGGATTACAAGTCGGCGGTCGCCAACGGCCAGAAGGCGCGCGCCGCCCTCGACGCCGCCCAGCGCCAGCTCGACGTGATCGAGACGCAGAAGCAGCAGGCCGAGGCGGCGCTGGCCGAGGCCGTCGCCGAGCGCGACCTCGCCGCCCTCGATGTCGGCTATACCGAGCTGCGCGCGCCCATCGACGGCGTGATCGGCAACCGCGCCGCGCGCGACGGCGCCTATGCCACGATCGGCGCGCGGCTGCTGGCCGTGGTGCCGGCGGAGGGCCTCTGGGTCGACGCCAATTTCAAGGAGAGCCAGCTCGCCCGGATGCAGCCGGGCCTGGAAGCGACCATCGAGGCGGACGTGCTGCCGGGCCGCCGGTTCCATGGCCATGTGGTGAGCCTGGCGCCGGCGACCGGCGCCACCTTCAGCGTGCTGCCGCCCGAGAACGCCACCGGCAACTTCACCAAGATCGTGCAGCGCGTGCCGGTGCGCATCCTGCTCGACGGCGACGCCTCGGTGCTGGGGCTGCTGCGCCCCGGCCTCTCGGTCACGGTCGCGGTCGATCTGCGACCCACAAACGGCAATCCGAACGACCGAGCCGCGCCGTGA
- a CDS encoding DHA2 family efflux MFS transporter permease subunit — protein MSALSRALGGSVTDPALLPLPAKVFAFATMAVGFFIALLDIQIVSASLADIGGGLSASPDEVSWVQISYLIAEIIVIPLSGWLSRVMSTRWLFSISAIGFTLTSLLCGWAWNIESMIVFRAAQGFLGGSMIPTVFTVAFIYFSGHQRVIAAAVIGALASLAPTLGPTVGGWITDSYSWHWLFFVNLLPGFFIAVMVPILVKVDRPNLSLLKGADYPGMVLMAVFLGCIAYTLEEGPRWNWFEDDTIRTTAWTAAISGIAFIWRSLVFANPVVDLRALKSRNFALGCFFSFVTGVGIFATIYLTPIFLAHVRGFSALQIGLAVFSTGIFQILGIPIYTFCARRFDLRWLMMVGLAGFALSMWNFTPITHDWGWRELLLPQAFRGFAQQFAVAPTVTLTLGSLAPERLKLASGLFNLMRNLGGAIGIAGCATILNDRTNLHFLRLADHLNAANAALGELTDRVAVLYTDAMGGDVVSGQTAALKQLWALTYREAQVQTFADAFWIIFICFVIATAMVPLMRKVAPPKAPTADAH, from the coding sequence GTGAGCGCCTTGTCGCGGGCGTTGGGCGGCTCCGTCACCGATCCGGCCCTTCTCCCGCTGCCGGCGAAGGTCTTCGCCTTCGCCACGATGGCCGTCGGCTTCTTCATCGCGCTTCTCGACATCCAGATCGTCTCGGCCTCGCTCGCCGATATCGGCGGCGGGCTCTCGGCCAGCCCCGACGAGGTCTCCTGGGTCCAGATCAGCTATCTGATCGCCGAGATCATCGTGATCCCGCTGTCGGGCTGGCTGTCGCGGGTGATGTCGACGCGCTGGCTCTTCAGCATCTCGGCCATCGGCTTCACGCTGACGAGCCTGCTCTGCGGCTGGGCCTGGAACATCGAGAGCATGATCGTCTTCCGCGCGGCTCAGGGTTTTCTCGGCGGCTCGATGATCCCGACGGTCTTCACCGTCGCCTTCATCTATTTCAGCGGCCATCAGCGCGTGATCGCGGCGGCCGTGATCGGTGCCTTGGCCTCGCTGGCGCCGACGCTGGGTCCCACGGTCGGCGGCTGGATCACGGACAGCTATTCCTGGCATTGGCTCTTCTTCGTCAACCTGCTGCCGGGCTTCTTCATCGCCGTGATGGTGCCGATCCTGGTCAAGGTCGACCGGCCGAACCTCTCGCTGCTCAAGGGCGCCGACTATCCGGGTATGGTGCTGATGGCGGTCTTCCTCGGCTGCATCGCCTATACGCTGGAGGAGGGGCCGCGCTGGAACTGGTTCGAGGACGACACCATCCGCACCACCGCCTGGACCGCGGCGATCTCGGGCATCGCCTTCATCTGGCGCAGCCTCGTCTTCGCCAACCCGGTCGTGGATCTGCGCGCGCTCAAGAGCCGGAACTTCGCGCTGGGCTGCTTCTTCTCCTTCGTGACCGGCGTCGGTATCTTCGCCACCATCTACCTGACGCCGATCTTCCTCGCCCATGTGCGGGGCTTCAGCGCGCTGCAGATCGGGCTCGCCGTGTTCTCGACCGGCATCTTCCAGATCCTGGGGATCCCGATCTATACCTTCTGCGCCCGGCGCTTCGACCTGCGCTGGCTCATGATGGTCGGGCTCGCCGGCTTCGCCCTCTCCATGTGGAACTTCACGCCCATCACCCATGACTGGGGCTGGCGCGAGCTCCTGCTGCCGCAGGCCTTCCGCGGCTTCGCCCAGCAGTTCGCCGTGGCGCCGACCGTGACGCTCACGCTGGGCTCGCTGGCGCCCGAGCGCCTCAAGCTCGCTTCGGGCCTCTTCAACCTGATGCGCAACCTGGGCGGCGCCATCGGCATCGCCGGCTGCGCCACCATCCTCAACGACCGCACCAACCTGCATTTCCTGCGGCTGGCGGATCACCTCAACGCCGCCAACGCGGCGCTCGGTGAGCTAACGGACCGGGTCGCCGTTCTCTATACGGATGCGATGGGCGGCGACGTGGTGAGCGGCCAGACGGCAGCGCTCAAGCAGCTCTGGGCGCTGACCTATCGCGAGGCGCAGGTGCAGACCTTCGCCGACGCCTTCTGGATCATCTTTATCTGCTTCGTGATCGCGACCGCGATGGTGCCGTTGATGCGCAAGGTGGCGCCCCCGAAGGCGCCGACGGCGGATGCGCATTGA